From a region of the Paenibacillus sp. FSL R10-2734 genome:
- a CDS encoding undecaprenyl-diphosphate phosphatase — protein MDTITAIILAIVEGITEFIPVSSTGHMILTTKLLGFAEQDSIMKTYEIVIQLGAILAIALVYRKRVLNLLGIGRKSSVRGGVMPASRLNLIHVILGIAPALAVAFFARDFIKSLFGASTVLWALVAGGILMIVAEWVNKRKIRITAHELDDLSYGQALAIGLYQIISVLWPGFSRSGSTISGGMLSGVSYKASADFSFLIAIPIMCAASGYELLDSYKNFTSETIGYFVIGFLISFVVAYLVVILFMKWIQKIRLTHFAIYRFILAAIFWLFIMR, from the coding sequence ATGGACACGATTACAGCTATTATTTTAGCAATTGTCGAAGGGATCACTGAATTTATTCCTGTATCTTCGACAGGACACATGATCTTGACTACGAAGCTTTTAGGTTTCGCTGAGCAGGATTCGATTATGAAGACTTATGAAATTGTAATCCAGCTAGGGGCGATTTTGGCGATTGCGCTTGTTTACCGTAAGCGAGTGCTTAATTTGCTGGGGATTGGACGTAAAAGCTCGGTTAGAGGTGGCGTTATGCCGGCATCTCGTCTGAACTTAATCCATGTGATTCTTGGGATTGCCCCAGCACTTGCTGTGGCATTTTTTGCCCGCGACTTTATCAAAAGCCTCTTTGGAGCTTCGACTGTGCTCTGGGCGCTTGTCGCCGGAGGGATTCTTATGATTGTCGCAGAATGGGTGAATAAACGCAAAATACGAATTACTGCTCATGAACTGGATGATCTGTCTTACGGACAGGCACTGGCGATTGGGTTGTATCAGATTATTTCGGTACTCTGGCCGGGCTTCTCTCGCTCCGGGTCTACAATTTCTGGGGGGATGTTAAGCGGGGTCAGCTATAAAGCTTCTGCGGATTTTTCCTTCCTTATAGCTATTCCTATTATGTGCGCGGCTTCCGGGTATGAACTGCTGGATTCGTATAAAAACTTCACAAGTGAGACGATTGGTTACTTTGTAATTGGATTTTTAATTTCTTTTGTAGTGGCATATTTAGTGGTCATCTTGTTTATGAAATGGATTCAAAAGATTCGTTTAACGCATTTCGCGATCTATCGATTTATTCTTGCTGCTATATTCTGGTTGTTTATTATGCGTTAA
- a CDS encoding bifunctional UDP-sugar hydrolase/5'-nucleotidase, translating to MGHVPQRLTILHTNDIHSHFEMVSPVAAEIAIQRAAAGEEPVLLLDIGDHMDRAAVETEGTMGQANIDVLNLTGYDAVTIGNNEGLTFSQEILSSVFSGLQCPVVCCNFVESSTGEPPSWMKRHVILEKDGIRIGVTGATAAFTSFYSLLGWDALDPETALREQCLLLAPQVDILIILSHLGLPTDKILAERLEGVHAILGGHTHHLLEVPIMINGTAVCGAGKFGRYLGRLQFERKDGQSDFSFVTGECIPIDPVLQDDVIGPAVAIHLEHGREALQTIVAITDRELPLSLKGESPFGNLLAQAVRRFTGTSLSLVNTGQLLGPLPEGEVTTGMLHALCPSPINTCIIKLRGIDIRTAVEQSLTEEFYNKVIYGYGFRGNHLGSLAVDGLKILYDPLMIPYDKSVAVFVEGNPLEDDREYNVGTLDMFTFKAGYETIANGKDALFLLPHFLRDLLRIELQRPNSLDECMLTRWEAKSE from the coding sequence ATGGGGCACGTGCCGCAAAGACTGACCATACTTCATACCAATGATATTCATAGCCATTTTGAGATGGTGAGTCCGGTGGCAGCAGAAATCGCCATACAGAGGGCTGCAGCGGGAGAAGAGCCTGTACTGCTGCTAGATATTGGTGATCATATGGATCGTGCAGCTGTTGAGACAGAAGGCACTATGGGTCAGGCTAACATCGACGTACTAAACTTAACAGGATATGATGCTGTAACCATTGGCAATAATGAGGGGCTTACGTTTTCACAGGAGATTTTGTCGTCTGTTTTTTCTGGGTTACAATGTCCGGTAGTATGCTGTAATTTTGTAGAGTCTTCGACAGGAGAGCCACCAAGTTGGATGAAGCGTCATGTTATCTTAGAGAAAGATGGAATTAGAATAGGAGTGACCGGAGCAACTGCGGCATTTACTTCATTCTATTCCCTGCTCGGCTGGGATGCCTTAGACCCTGAGACAGCGCTCCGGGAACAATGCCTACTTCTAGCACCACAGGTGGATATTCTAATCATTCTATCGCATCTTGGACTTCCTACGGATAAAATATTGGCTGAGCGGTTGGAGGGTGTGCATGCCATTCTTGGTGGACATACGCATCATCTACTGGAGGTGCCTATTATGATTAACGGCACAGCTGTATGTGGTGCCGGTAAATTCGGCCGGTATCTCGGGCGGCTTCAATTTGAGCGGAAAGATGGTCAGTCTGATTTCAGCTTTGTGACGGGTGAATGTATTCCTATAGACCCAGTTCTACAGGATGATGTAATAGGACCTGCTGTAGCTATTCATTTGGAGCATGGGCGTGAAGCTCTTCAGACCATAGTTGCGATTACTGACCGTGAGCTTCCTTTGAGCTTGAAGGGAGAATCTCCCTTCGGCAATCTTTTGGCACAAGCAGTACGTAGATTTACAGGTACTAGTTTGTCGCTAGTGAACACGGGTCAGCTGCTGGGTCCATTGCCTGAAGGCGAGGTAACCACAGGGATGCTGCATGCGCTATGTCCTTCCCCTATCAATACTTGCATAATCAAGCTGAGAGGTATAGATATTCGCACAGCTGTGGAACAGAGCCTTACAGAGGAATTCTACAATAAGGTGATTTACGGGTACGGATTCCGTGGGAACCATTTGGGCAGCTTGGCAGTAGATGGATTAAAAATCTTGTACGACCCACTGATGATACCGTATGATAAGAGTGTTGCAGTTTTTGTCGAAGGAAACCCACTGGAGGATGATAGAGAGTATAATGTTGGTACGCTGGACATGTTTACTTTCAAGGCCGGCTATGAGACGATCGCGAATGGAAAGGATGCTTTGTTTCTATTACCACACTTTTTGCGCGATCTTTTGCGGATCGAGTTGCAGCGTCCAAACAGTCTAGATGAATGCATGCTCACTCGCTGGGAGGCTAAGTCTGAATAA
- a CDS encoding molybdenum cofactor biosynthesis protein MoaE gives MHITIRLFAGLAETIGSSSLSFHVTEIPLTAGKLKEVLSASYPDAASQIGASLIAVDREYAPDDSIITESSEVALIPPVSGGENGSLYESTTDGLYSITDQPLNAEKLLDAVLDVNHGASLLFIGTTREMTGEQRTTALHYEAYIPMALSKLEEIGQEVKNRWDANCAISHRIGLVGLKEASVIIAVSTPHRDTCYEASRFAIERLKQTVPVWKKDINESGQHWVGSDQKATDSNHK, from the coding sequence ATGCACATTACTATCCGCCTGTTCGCGGGTCTGGCTGAGACAATCGGCTCTTCTTCGCTATCCTTCCATGTGACTGAGATTCCCTTAACAGCTGGAAAGCTTAAGGAAGTTCTATCCGCCTCTTATCCGGATGCAGCATCCCAAATTGGAGCTTCTTTGATTGCCGTTGACCGGGAATACGCTCCCGATGATTCTATCATCACAGAGTCTTCCGAAGTTGCACTCATTCCACCAGTTTCCGGAGGAGAGAATGGTTCATTATATGAGAGCACTACAGATGGTCTTTATAGCATAACAGACCAGCCTTTAAACGCGGAGAAGCTTCTAGATGCTGTCCTCGACGTTAATCACGGAGCATCCTTATTGTTCATCGGCACTACACGTGAAATGACCGGAGAACAACGTACAACTGCACTTCATTATGAAGCCTACATCCCTATGGCCTTAAGTAAGCTGGAGGAGATTGGACAAGAAGTCAAGAACCGTTGGGACGCAAACTGCGCAATATCACATCGCATTGGGCTTGTAGGTCTAAAGGAAGCAAGTGTGATCATTGCAGTCTCAACCCCTCATCGCGATACCTGCTACGAAGCCAGTCGCTTTGCCATTGAACGTTTGAAACAGACGGTTCCTGTCTGGAAAAAAGACATCAATGAATCAGGTCAGCATTGGGTAGGCTCTGATCAAAAGGCTACCGATTCAAACCACAAATAA
- a CDS encoding HD-GYP domain-containing protein — protein sequence MRVHVSDLKPGNHLNADAYSSRGLHVLPKGSLLQISDIAKLMQLGVDYVDIETLEEEASPLSRPSIIQTVTTSFDTMIDGFESLYMEALLKGSFNQSVVNDILQPSLQTLDKHKDVVSLLLLLDREDNYTYNHSLQVGMLSYYIAIWLGYSKQECYEIGRAGYLIDIGKCRISPSLLNKPGKLTPDEFEEIKLHTKYGYEIIRNSMDDSYTALTALQHHEREDGSGYPSGLTKNDIHPYAQIAAVADIYSAMTSKRAYQSKQELISVLREINNLSFGKLNARTVQAFIQHLMPNFIGKRVLLSTDDTGVIIMNNPVDIFRPLVKIDGMFLDLSRERNVAIVEIYMD from the coding sequence TTGAGAGTACACGTCTCGGATCTAAAACCTGGTAATCACCTCAACGCGGACGCGTATAGTTCAAGAGGTTTACATGTATTACCAAAAGGATCACTGCTCCAGATCAGTGATATCGCCAAGCTGATGCAGCTTGGAGTTGATTATGTTGATATCGAGACGTTAGAGGAAGAAGCATCCCCCCTCAGCAGACCTTCAATAATTCAGACGGTGACCACTAGTTTTGATACCATGATTGACGGCTTTGAGTCTCTTTATATGGAAGCACTTTTAAAAGGAAGCTTCAACCAATCTGTGGTCAACGACATTCTTCAGCCTTCGCTTCAAACTTTGGACAAGCATAAAGATGTAGTATCCCTCTTGCTTCTACTAGATCGCGAAGATAATTATACCTACAATCACTCCCTTCAGGTAGGCATGCTCTCTTATTATATTGCGATATGGCTTGGTTATTCCAAACAAGAGTGCTATGAAATTGGTCGAGCAGGTTATTTGATTGACATTGGAAAATGCCGAATTTCACCCTCTCTCTTGAATAAACCAGGGAAGCTAACACCAGATGAGTTCGAGGAAATTAAACTACATACTAAGTACGGCTACGAAATCATACGCAATTCGATGGACGATTCTTACACAGCTTTAACCGCCCTTCAGCATCATGAACGTGAGGACGGCTCTGGATATCCCAGCGGTCTAACCAAAAACGATATTCACCCTTATGCACAAATTGCAGCGGTAGCTGACATCTATAGTGCGATGACTTCTAAACGTGCCTATCAGTCCAAGCAAGAGCTAATTTCCGTCCTGCGTGAAATAAACAATCTCAGTTTTGGTAAACTGAACGCTAGAACTGTTCAAGCCTTTATCCAGCATTTAATGCCCAATTTCATCGGCAAGCGAGTGTTGCTGAGTACGGATGATACAGGTGTGATTATCATGAACAATCCTGTTGATATTTTCCGTCCATTGGTAAAGATTGATGGAATGTTTCTTGATTTATCCCGTGAGCGTAACGTTGCTATTGTAGAAATTTACATGGACTAA
- a CDS encoding ABC transporter ATP-binding protein produces MKLEAKQNTATGAKSKAAEQQTLDERFVYKDDDVIDKAFDWKQFSRLFSYMKPYAKQMLPLVSIMMILGTITKLTVPFLTSLAIDRAIAPKVGNPSLTLLYSLTAGVIVLYLIQWIAGVYRIKYTNIIGQRVIYDLRSDLFKHIQKLSFNFFDKRPAGSVLVRVTNDINSLQDLFTNGVVNLMIDCVQLLGITIILLLINWKLGLAVMVTVPIMFFISTKLRQKIRIAWQDVRMKNSRINSHLNESIQGIRVTQAYTQERENMNYFDVMNTDSKKSWNKASAMNQAFGPMIEITGGFGTMILFWLGAYLIQSGELTVGLLVAFSSYVSNFWDPINRLGQMYNQLLVAMASSERIFEYLDEQPSVQDNPGAKPLGTIRGDINFNKVVFEYEKGRAALKGIDLDVKAGQSIALVGHTGSGKSTIINLIGRFYDIKSGQITIDGEDIREVTLDSLRRQIGIVLQDTFIFSGTIRDNIRFGRLDATDEEVENAAKAVDAHDFIMKLPGGYETEVEERGSALSMGQRQLLSFARALLANPRILILDEATASIDTETELKIQEALKILLQGRTSFIVAHRLSTIRHADKIVVLDHGEIKEEGTHRELTSRDGVYNGLIEAQFRFL; encoded by the coding sequence ATGAAACTTGAAGCCAAACAGAACACCGCTACGGGAGCAAAGAGTAAAGCAGCCGAGCAGCAGACATTGGATGAACGCTTTGTATACAAAGATGATGATGTTATCGACAAAGCGTTTGACTGGAAGCAGTTCAGCAGACTATTCAGTTATATGAAGCCATACGCTAAACAGATGCTTCCTCTGGTTTCTATCATGATGATTCTGGGAACCATTACGAAGCTGACCGTTCCATTCTTGACAAGTTTAGCTATTGACCGTGCCATAGCACCTAAGGTTGGAAATCCCAGCTTAACACTTCTTTATTCGCTTACGGCAGGTGTGATCGTCTTATATCTCATTCAATGGATTGCTGGTGTGTACCGGATTAAGTACACGAACATCATCGGACAAAGAGTGATTTATGATTTGCGTTCTGACTTGTTCAAGCATATTCAGAAGCTCTCGTTTAACTTCTTCGATAAACGTCCAGCAGGCTCGGTATTAGTACGTGTGACGAATGATATCAACTCACTGCAGGATTTGTTCACGAACGGGGTAGTCAATCTAATGATTGACTGCGTTCAGCTTTTGGGGATAACCATTATACTGCTATTGATCAACTGGAAACTTGGTCTTGCTGTAATGGTTACCGTTCCGATCATGTTCTTTATTTCTACTAAGCTGCGCCAGAAGATTCGGATCGCTTGGCAGGATGTACGGATGAAGAACTCCAGAATTAATTCTCACTTGAATGAATCGATTCAGGGGATCAGGGTCACACAGGCTTATACACAAGAACGTGAAAATATGAATTATTTTGATGTTATGAATACCGACAGCAAAAAATCCTGGAATAAAGCATCTGCGATGAACCAAGCTTTCGGGCCGATGATTGAGATTACTGGTGGTTTTGGAACGATGATCCTCTTTTGGCTAGGGGCTTATCTGATCCAATCTGGTGAGCTTACAGTCGGTTTGCTGGTAGCATTCAGCTCTTATGTCAGTAACTTCTGGGACCCGATCAACCGTCTGGGCCAGATGTATAACCAGCTGCTTGTAGCGATGGCCTCCTCGGAACGGATCTTTGAATATTTGGATGAGCAGCCTTCGGTTCAAGATAATCCAGGGGCTAAGCCACTAGGCACTATTCGTGGAGATATTAACTTTAATAAGGTCGTCTTTGAATATGAAAAAGGTCGGGCGGCTTTAAAAGGTATCGATCTGGATGTAAAAGCTGGGCAATCAATCGCCCTTGTGGGTCATACAGGATCAGGGAAAAGTACGATTATTAACCTGATTGGCCGTTTCTATGATATAAAGAGCGGACAAATTACGATTGATGGAGAAGATATCCGTGAGGTTACACTGGATAGTCTGAGAAGGCAGATCGGAATCGTGCTGCAGGATACCTTTATTTTCTCAGGAACGATTCGCGATAACATTCGGTTTGGTCGACTGGATGCTACCGATGAAGAAGTGGAAAATGCTGCGAAAGCAGTGGACGCCCATGACTTTATTATGAAGCTTCCTGGAGGGTATGAGACAGAGGTAGAAGAGCGCGGTAGTGCCTTGTCCATGGGACAGCGTCAGCTTCTCTCCTTCGCCCGTGCACTATTGGCGAATCCACGGATTCTAATTCTTGATGAAGCAACAGCCAGTATAGATACAGAGACGGAGCTGAAGATTCAGGAAGCACTCAAAATCTTGCTTCAGGGCCGCACCTCCTTTATCGTAGCCCATAGACTATCTACCATCCGCCATGCGGATAAAATAGTCGTTCTGGACCACGGTGAGATCAAAGAGGAAGGAACCCATCGGGAGCTGACTTCTCGTGATGGTGTGTATAACGGTTTGATAGAAGCGCAATTCCGCTTCCTATAG
- a CDS encoding ABC transporter ATP-binding protein gives MDVLRQLRGYYREKLHYLILSIVCLAAATAVGLITPNLLRRLIDDVIVPLKFEEVPVLALSVLAVVIVKACLQFAHGFYGGRLGNFLAYRLRNACYEKLQFLSFRYYDTAKTGDLMSRLTGDLEAIRNFIGFGFAQLLNVFFMVLFGSIMMFTINWQLTLVTLITMPFLAAVALRFESKIHPAFQEMRLALSSLTTAVQENITGVRTVKSFAREAHEVEKFSHRNERYKNNQIFAAELWSKFFPVMELLASVSIAILLGVGGTLVIKGKMSLGELVAFFSLIWYIIGPVWGLGFHINNYTQSKASGERVLEVLNQRIDVKDKEDARELVPSEVKGDVAFNHVTFAYGNKLPAVTDIHFEAKSGEIIGFLGGTGSGKSTITQLMMRAYDVNEGSITLDGIDIREYNVRSLRSQIATVFQETFLFSSSIRNNISYGLKNVSMEEIIRAAQLAKAHDFIMEMADGYDTVVGERGMGLSGGQKQRIAIARALLKNPRILILDDATSAVDMETEHEIQAGFQEVMNGRTTLIIAHRISSLRHADQIIVMNEGHVQQRGTHQELIEVPGPYQDVYRIQYADYLSRATGRGEE, from the coding sequence ATGGATGTTCTCAGGCAACTGCGAGGCTATTACCGAGAGAAGCTGCATTATTTGATTCTTTCGATTGTATGCTTGGCCGCCGCAACTGCAGTGGGGCTAATTACCCCCAATTTGTTAAGAAGGCTGATCGATGATGTAATTGTTCCACTCAAGTTTGAAGAGGTGCCCGTGTTGGCTCTCAGCGTGTTAGCAGTAGTAATCGTAAAAGCATGCCTACAATTTGCACATGGTTTTTACGGAGGGCGGTTAGGTAATTTTCTAGCATACCGGCTACGCAACGCTTGTTATGAGAAATTGCAATTTCTATCTTTCCGTTATTATGATACCGCGAAAACAGGAGATCTGATGTCCCGGCTGACCGGGGATTTGGAAGCGATCCGAAACTTTATCGGTTTTGGTTTTGCTCAACTGCTTAATGTGTTTTTTATGGTGCTTTTTGGTTCTATCATGATGTTCACCATTAATTGGCAGCTAACATTGGTTACACTGATTACTATGCCATTTCTGGCTGCTGTAGCTTTAAGATTTGAGTCGAAGATTCATCCGGCCTTTCAAGAGATGCGCCTTGCGCTGAGTTCTCTGACAACGGCTGTACAGGAGAATATTACCGGTGTGCGTACTGTCAAATCGTTTGCTAGAGAGGCTCACGAAGTTGAGAAATTCTCACACCGTAATGAACGTTATAAGAACAATCAGATTTTTGCCGCAGAGCTCTGGAGTAAGTTTTTTCCTGTCATGGAGCTTCTAGCATCAGTCAGTATAGCGATTCTGTTAGGCGTAGGTGGCACGCTCGTCATTAAAGGGAAAATGTCACTAGGAGAATTGGTTGCCTTCTTCAGCTTGATTTGGTACATCATTGGACCAGTATGGGGCCTAGGTTTTCATATTAATAACTATACACAGTCCAAAGCTTCGGGAGAACGTGTACTTGAAGTACTTAATCAAAGAATTGATGTGAAGGATAAAGAAGATGCCCGTGAACTCGTACCTTCTGAGGTTAAGGGGGATGTCGCCTTTAATCATGTAACGTTTGCGTACGGGAATAAATTACCTGCGGTTACTGACATCCATTTTGAAGCCAAATCGGGTGAGATTATCGGATTTCTTGGTGGTACAGGTTCAGGTAAATCAACCATTACACAATTGATGATGCGCGCTTACGATGTAAATGAAGGTAGTATTACGCTGGATGGCATCGATATTAGAGAATACAATGTGCGCAGTCTGCGGTCACAGATTGCCACCGTATTTCAGGAAACGTTCCTGTTCTCCTCGTCCATCCGCAACAACATTTCATATGGCTTGAAAAATGTAAGCATGGAGGAGATTATCCGTGCTGCACAGTTGGCAAAAGCGCATGATTTTATTATGGAGATGGCAGACGGTTATGACACTGTAGTGGGCGAACGCGGGATGGGTCTCTCTGGCGGACAAAAGCAGCGGATTGCCATCGCAAGAGCACTGCTTAAGAATCCGCGTATCCTCATCCTCGATGATGCGACCAGCGCTGTCGATATGGAAACGGAGCATGAGATTCAGGCTGGTTTCCAAGAGGTCATGAATGGGCGTACAACACTTATTATCGCTCATCGGATATCCTCCTTACGTCATGCGGATCAGATCATCGTCATGAACGAAGGTCATGTTCAGCAGCGTGGTACGCATCAGGAGCTAATAGAGGTTCCAGGTCCCTACCAAGATGTGTACCGGATACAGTATGCGGACTATCTATCAAGAGCTACCGGAAGAGGGGAGGAGTGA
- the sufB gene encoding Fe-S cluster assembly protein SufB: protein MAKKAPDMEEYQYGFRDEHKSIFQSGKGLTAEIVKEISAIKNEPQWMLDFRLKSLEQFYKMPMPTWGGNLDDLDFDEIQYYVRPSEKQGKTWEEVPSEIKETFDKLGIPEAEQKFLAGVSAQYESEVVYHSMQKSLEDQGVIFTDTDTALREHPELFKKFFGTIIPPADNKFAALNSAVWSGGSFIYVPKGVKCEVPLQAYFRINSENMGQFERTLILADEDSFVHYVEGCTAPIYSTNSLHSAVVEILCMKNARVRYTTIQNWAPNIYNLVTKRAVAEENATMEWVDGNIGSKLTMKYPAVVLKGRGAKGSVLSIAVAGKDQHQDAGAKMIHLAPDTTSTIVSKSISKHGGKVTYRGLASFGRQAEGAKSNIKCDTLILDNESTSDTIPYNEIMNDNIVLEHEATVSKVSEEQLFYLMSRGLTEADATQMIIMGFIEPFTKELPMEYAVEMNRLIKFEMEGSIG, encoded by the coding sequence ATGGCTAAAAAAGCGCCTGATATGGAAGAGTACCAATATGGGTTCCGTGATGAGCATAAGTCGATATTCCAGTCTGGTAAAGGTTTGACGGCCGAAATTGTTAAAGAAATTTCAGCAATCAAAAACGAACCACAGTGGATGCTTGACTTCCGCTTGAAATCTCTGGAGCAATTTTATAAAATGCCGATGCCGACATGGGGCGGCAACCTGGATGATCTCGATTTCGATGAAATCCAATACTATGTAAGACCTTCCGAGAAGCAAGGGAAGACTTGGGAAGAAGTACCATCTGAAATTAAAGAAACCTTCGATAAGCTAGGTATTCCAGAAGCGGAACAAAAATTCCTCGCTGGCGTATCGGCACAATATGAATCCGAGGTTGTATACCACAGCATGCAGAAGAGCCTTGAAGATCAAGGGGTTATTTTTACAGATACCGACACTGCACTGCGTGAACATCCGGAATTGTTTAAAAAGTTCTTCGGAACGATCATTCCTCCTGCAGACAACAAGTTTGCCGCACTTAACAGTGCAGTTTGGTCAGGCGGAAGCTTTATCTATGTTCCTAAGGGTGTGAAATGCGAAGTTCCTTTGCAGGCATACTTCCGTATTAACTCCGAGAACATGGGACAATTTGAGCGTACTTTGATCCTAGCGGACGAAGACAGCTTTGTGCATTACGTAGAAGGATGTACAGCGCCGATCTACAGCACGAATTCCTTGCATAGTGCGGTTGTTGAAATCTTGTGTATGAAGAACGCTCGCGTTCGTTATACTACAATCCAGAACTGGGCTCCTAACATCTACAACCTCGTTACTAAACGTGCGGTTGCAGAAGAGAATGCTACGATGGAATGGGTCGATGGTAACATCGGTTCCAAGCTGACCATGAAATATCCTGCGGTTGTTCTTAAAGGCCGTGGAGCTAAAGGTTCAGTACTGTCCATCGCGGTAGCGGGTAAAGACCAGCATCAGGATGCAGGTGCTAAGATGATTCATTTGGCGCCAGACACAACATCCACTATTGTATCAAAATCGATCAGTAAGCATGGCGGTAAAGTAACTTATCGTGGTCTTGCTTCCTTTGGCCGTCAGGCAGAAGGTGCGAAATCGAACATTAAATGCGATACGCTCATTTTGGATAACGAATCCACTTCGGATACGATTCCTTACAATGAAATCATGAACGATAACATCGTTCTTGAGCATGAAGCAACAGTGTCCAAAGTTTCTGAGGAGCAACTGTTCTACCTGATGAGCCGTGGCCTCACAGAAGCTGATGCAACACAAATGATCATTATGGGCTTCATCGAGCCGTTCACCAAGGAGCTGCCGATGGAATATGCGGTCGAAATGAACCGTTTGATCAAGTTTGAGATGGAGGGAAGTATCGGTTAA
- the sufU gene encoding Fe-S cluster assembly sulfur transfer protein SufU codes for MNLDDLYRRVIMDHYKSPRNRGSFEDDALKIELNNPTCGDRITLQLKVEDGIVKDARYNGEGCSISMSSASMMTEAIKGQTVERALELADKFSLLMKGEEVDFGDYEDIEALSGVNKFPARIKCATLAWNALRKGIDEEEQHH; via the coding sequence ATGAACTTGGATGACTTATACAGACGCGTAATTATGGATCATTATAAAAGTCCTCGGAATCGTGGTTCATTTGAAGATGATGCTCTGAAAATTGAACTAAATAACCCAACTTGTGGTGACCGTATTACACTTCAGCTTAAGGTAGAAGATGGAATCGTGAAAGATGCCCGTTATAACGGTGAAGGTTGTTCGATCAGTATGTCATCGGCTTCGATGATGACGGAGGCGATCAAAGGACAAACGGTTGAACGTGCGCTTGAACTGGCCGATAAATTCTCCTTATTGATGAAGGGTGAAGAAGTGGATTTTGGGGATTATGAAGATATCGAGGCCCTTTCGGGTGTAAATAAATTTCCTGCACGAATCAAATGTGCAACGCTGGCTTGGAACGCACTTCGTAAAGGAATTGACGAAGAAGAGCAACATCATTAA
- a CDS encoding cysteine desulfurase, with translation MISNAIREQFPILNQNVNGHPLVYLDSAATSQKPRQVIEAVKSYYEWDNANVHRGVHTLGSRATDAYEGAREKLAKFINARSTKEIIFTRGTTTALNLVASSYGPSAVGEGDEIVITLMEHHSNLIPWQQLAKKTGATLKYIPLQPDGTITLQDAEQTITDKTKIVAIAYVSNVMGVTHPIKELAAIAHRHGAVIVVDGAQSTPHMKVDVQDLDCDFYALSGHKMLAPTGIGALYGKRALLEAMEPIEFGGEMIDDVGLYESTWKELPWKFEGGTPIIAGAVGLGAAVDFLQEIGMDEIHSHEKKLAAYAEQRLSEIDGLTIYGPKNREVGVVTFNLGDVHPHDVATVLDAEGIAIRAGHHCCQPLMRWLEASSTARASFYLYNTEQDVDRLVDALIKTKEYFNYELG, from the coding sequence ATGATTAGCAACGCCATCCGGGAGCAATTTCCCATACTGAACCAGAATGTGAACGGACATCCACTGGTCTATCTGGACAGTGCTGCAACTTCGCAGAAGCCTCGTCAAGTGATTGAGGCGGTCAAGTCGTATTATGAGTGGGATAACGCCAACGTACACCGTGGCGTCCATACTTTAGGCAGCCGTGCAACAGATGCCTACGAGGGAGCCCGGGAGAAGCTAGCTAAGTTTATTAACGCCCGCAGCACGAAAGAAATTATCTTTACGCGCGGTACAACCACTGCACTAAATCTTGTCGCCTCTTCTTACGGGCCATCTGCGGTGGGTGAAGGCGACGAAATTGTCATCACCCTGATGGAGCATCATAGTAATTTGATCCCTTGGCAGCAGCTAGCTAAGAAGACAGGCGCTACTCTAAAATATATACCGTTGCAACCTGACGGAACGATTACACTTCAAGATGCTGAGCAGACGATTACGGATAAAACCAAAATCGTAGCTATCGCTTATGTATCCAACGTTATGGGAGTAACTCATCCGATTAAAGAGCTTGCGGCTATTGCTCATCGTCACGGTGCGGTAATTGTCGTAGACGGCGCACAGAGTACACCTCATATGAAGGTCGATGTGCAGGATCTGGATTGTGATTTCTATGCACTTTCCGGACATAAAATGCTCGCACCGACTGGAATTGGGGCTTTGTACGGCAAGAGGGCACTCCTCGAAGCCATGGAGCCTATTGAGTTCGGTGGTGAGATGATAGATGACGTGGGTCTCTATGAATCGACTTGGAAAGAGCTCCCTTGGAAGTTTGAGGGGGGTACACCGATCATTGCTGGTGCTGTTGGATTAGGTGCAGCCGTAGATTTCTTACAGGAAATCGGTATGGATGAGATTCACAGCCATGAGAAGAAGCTTGCAGCATACGCAGAGCAGCGTCTATCTGAAATTGATGGCTTGACCATTTATGGTCCCAAGAATCGTGAAGTTGGCGTTGTCACCTTTAATCTGGGTGACGTTCACCCGCATGATGTCGCTACAGTGCTAGATGCGGAAGGCATTGCCATCCGTGCTGGTCATCACTGCTGTCAGCCGCTGATGCGCTGGCTGGAAGCCAGTTCAACAGCACGTGCAAGCTTTTACCTCTACAATACTGAGCAGGATGTAGATCGACTGGTGGACGCTTTAATCAAGACGAAGGAGTACTTCAATTATGAACTTGGATGA